CAGCGTCCATGACTTGGAGACCTGGGACGAGTTCACCTGCTGGATAGACTCTGATGTTGAATTTTCCGTTGGTCATCTTGCGAACATATTCTGCCATCACCTCAGCAGCACCATAGATGGTGTCCAAGCTTCTTGGGAAGCTCGATGCAAGTTTCCAGTTGATTTCAGGAAGATTATCGCCACCTCCAGCTTGACCTTGTGGTTTACATTGAGTTCCTAATGCCAATGCGCCTAAAGATGCAGGGATAAGTTTCAGCATGTCTTTCCTTGATATTTTCATAACTCTCTCCTTGGTTTGGATTTGGTTCTAAGTTCTTTAATTTAATTACCATAGAAATCTTTTTTAGGTAATTATCAACTATATTGTTTAAGATTTAAGAAAAATTAAATTCAAACAAAAAAGATTTTTTTAGGGTATGTAGGAAACTAAATTTACTTGATTAAACTAAGTAGGATGAACCTACTTAGTTTTGGAATTGAAGTTTTTTATAAAAGTAATGGTTGAACTCCTTTTCGAGGTCTTGGAATTTTTGTTTGAGTTCTTTTCTTTTTTGTGCGATGATTTTTTTCGAGTTTTCGATTGCTTGATCTTTATGAGAAAGGATTTGCTGTATGATTGCTTCTACTTGTTGTTTTTTTTCTTTGATTTTTTCTACAAGGTTTGATTCACTGAGATTTTTTATTTTTTGCTCTATAACTTCCAGTTTGGCTTGATAAATTCTTTCTTCTGGAGTGATATGTAAATCCCATGCCAGACCTAATTTCGATAGAATCCAAATAAACCACTTACTGGGATCATACTGCCATGGCAAAATGGCATTACGATAATCTCCAGGAAATTTATGATGAAAGTTGTGATAACCTTCGCCGAAAGTTAACAGAGCAGAAATCCAGCTATCGCGAGCTGTTTCACTCAAAGAATAAGGTTGTTTTCCAATAGCATGGCAAACCGAGTTTATGGCGAAAGTGCCGTGATGAACAATCACAGAGCGAACCAATCCAGCAATCAAAACTCCACCCCAGAAATCATTCCATAAAAGAGCTATCAAGCCTGGAAATAAGAACCCCATAAAAATTGCCATCGGAATAAAATACTTATGCTGAAAACGTATGAAGGGATCTTTCCATAAATCTCCCACTTTTTTGAAGTCGATTTCTGGCTTTCCTGGTTCTACACCTCTTTTGGAGAAAAGCCATAAAATATGTGCATACCAAAAACCTTTTTTGATAGAATATGGATCTTTTTCGGTATCTGTATATCGATGGTGATTTCGGTGATCAAATGCCCATTCAACAACTGACATCTCAAGAGCGGAACTACCAAATAAAATGTATAAATATTCAATCCACTTTTTGGTTTTATAACTTCGATGAGAGAAATGTCGATGATATCCTACTGTTATTGACATACCAGAGGCAACCCACATAAAAATCGCAAGAACTACCGTTTCCCATCTCCATAAATCATAGATAGTAAAGTAGATCAACACACCAGTGGCAAAGAAAGGACTTAAAACTAAATACAAAGTTGTTGGAATGTTTAATTCTTTGATTGTTTGTTTGATTGTTTTCATGCTTGTATTAGAAAAATCACTTTTAAAAGGGTTGCAAAAATTTTAAACTTGATCGCAGAAAAAATAGAAAAAAACAAAAATGCAGTCATGAAGGATGTATCTATAAATGTAAGCGAAAAAGAATTATCTGCCATAAAAGCTTTGGATTTTGTGAGAGGAAATAAAACCATTGGTTTAGGAACGGGTAGCACCACAGCAATTTTTATAAAAAAACTAGGAGAAAAAATCCAAAAAGAAAATCTCAATATTCTTACCTGCACTACTTCTTTTCAGTCATTTCTTTTAGCAAAAGAAGCAGGTATTCCTGTTTATCCTGTATCTTATTTTTCTGAGTTGGATTTAAGTGTTGATGGAGCTGATGAAGTGGACCCTAATTTTCAACTTATCAAAGGAGGTGGAGCAGCTCATACGATGGAAAAGATTGTTCACTCCATGAGTAAAACCTTTGTTTGTATTGTGGATTCAACGAAACAAGTCTCCAAGTTGGGAGAAAAATTCCCCATCCCAGTTGAGATCCTTCCTGAAGCAATTTCTTCTGTAAAAAAGCAATTACTTGAGATGGGAGCTCGAGACGTTCAACTACGAATGGCAGTAAAAAAAGACGGACCAGTGATAACTGATAACGGAAATTTTGTTCTCGATGTTCGATTTGATAATTTTGATCCGAAGGATTTAGAAATACGAATAAAATCTATTCCCGGTGTAGTGGAAAATGGGATATTTGCTATATATCGACCTCATTACGTAATTGTGGGGGGAAAAGAACTGAAACGTGATTAAAATCAACCACATCCGAGATTTGGTATTTAAACATATCGATAACTTAGATGAAGTAAAAGACGAAATCAAATTTTCTCATTTATCAACGAACTTATTTTCTCTTTTTTTGTTGGAAACAAAAAATGAAATTATACTCAAAGGCAAGAAACTCAATTACAAAAAAATTGCCATTAAAGATACCCATCCTATTACGATGGCAGAAGCAGAGTTCGACGGCTTAGAAAAACTAAAATCCTTTGGTGCCCGAGTGCCAGACCCTATTGTAGTTCTAATGGATTCTAACACTTCTTTACTCGTGATGGAATTCGTCCCAAAAACATCAATCAATGTGAAGTCAAAACGAGACCTGATTCATTCTTTAAAAAATCTTTATAAAAATACAAATATCACCTATGGGTATCATAAAAATAACTATGTGGGGGTTTTACAACAAGTAAATCAGGAAACAAAATCATTTTTAGATTTTTGGTGGGCAACTCGTATTGAACCCATGATGGATTTAGCCATCGAAAAAGGACATTTTCAAAAACTTCACAAAGAGCAACTCTATAAGATTATAAAAACTAAAGTAGAATCTTGGAATTTAGACAAAGACATGCCAAGACCAGTGCACGGAGATCTTTGGAGTGGGAATTTACTTTTTTCTGAGGAGTTTGCCTATCTCATTGATCCTTCGTTTGGGTTTTCTCATCCGATGCAAGATTTTGCTATGTTGGAGCTCTTTGGAAGTCCTTTGTCATTCTCTGATTATCAAGAAATTGCACTAGAATGCAAATTTCGAGTTCATCCCGAAATGATTGAGTTCTTCCAGATTT
The sequence above is a segment of the Leptospiraceae bacterium genome. Coding sequences within it:
- a CDS encoding ABC transporter substrate-binding protein; translation: MKISRKDMLKLIPASLGALALGTQCKPQGQAGGGDNLPEINWKLASSFPRSLDTIYGAAEVMAEYVRKMTNGKFNIRVYPAGELVPGLQVMDA
- a CDS encoding fatty acid desaturase — translated: MKTIKQTIKELNIPTTLYLVLSPFFATGVLIYFTIYDLWRWETVVLAIFMWVASGMSITVGYHRHFSHRSYKTKKWIEYLYILFGSSALEMSVVEWAFDHRNHHRYTDTEKDPYSIKKGFWYAHILWLFSKRGVEPGKPEIDFKKVGDLWKDPFIRFQHKYFIPMAIFMGFLFPGLIALLWNDFWGGVLIAGLVRSVIVHHGTFAINSVCHAIGKQPYSLSETARDSWISALLTFGEGYHNFHHKFPGDYRNAILPWQYDPSKWFIWILSKLGLAWDLHITPEERIYQAKLEVIEQKIKNLSESNLVEKIKEKKQQVEAIIQQILSHKDQAIENSKKIIAQKRKELKQKFQDLEKEFNHYFYKKLQFQN
- the rpiA gene encoding ribose 5-phosphate isomerase A, which encodes MKDVSINVSEKELSAIKALDFVRGNKTIGLGTGSTTAIFIKKLGEKIQKENLNILTCTTSFQSFLLAKEAGIPVYPVSYFSELDLSVDGADEVDPNFQLIKGGGAAHTMEKIVHSMSKTFVCIVDSTKQVSKLGEKFPIPVEILPEAISSVKKQLLEMGARDVQLRMAVKKDGPVITDNGNFVLDVRFDNFDPKDLEIRIKSIPGVVENGIFAIYRPHYVIVGGKELKRD
- a CDS encoding fructosamine kinase family protein, which produces MIKINHIRDLVFKHIDNLDEVKDEIKFSHLSTNLFSLFLLETKNEIILKGKKLNYKKIAIKDTHPITMAEAEFDGLEKLKSFGARVPDPIVVLMDSNTSLLVMEFVPKTSINVKSKRDLIHSLKNLYKNTNITYGYHKNNYVGVLQQVNQETKSFLDFWWATRIEPMMDLAIEKGHFQKLHKEQLYKIIKTKVESWNLDKDMPRPVHGDLWSGNLLFSEEFAYLIDPSFGFSHPMQDFAMLELFGSPLSFSDYQEIALECKFRVHPEMIEFFQIYPLLVHVNIFGTFYKRDVINYIKKNS